The stretch of DNA TCGCCGAAGCTGTCCGTATGCACGTAAGCGAAATGGGAGACGTCCAGAAAGCCCTCCATTTGGCGTCCGGCGGAACCCGCGATGTCAAAGCTCGGAGGCAAAATATTGATGAAATCCGGATCATCCCAGCCCGGGAGGTCGGGAATTTGTTCCTCGGCACCCGAGAGACAAGTCCAGATCAGACCGTACCGCTCAACAGCGGGATACATAATCAGCTTCAGCTTGGGTGAAATTTTGCTGCTTGGGTGTGCGGGAACCGCGGTACATGTTCCTTCGCAGTTATACCGAAAGCCATGATAAGGGCATACGATCTCG from Paenibacillus sophorae encodes:
- a CDS encoding Rieske 2Fe-2S domain-containing protein, which codes for MMNVKANSPAEAAQTQLPRDCTFTENDWHVLSKYWYPVAIASEIADKPLAVKLLDVKLVCYRSKGKVVIARDLCFHRGAPLSMGWVENDEIVCPYHGFRYNCEGTCTAVPAHPSSKISPKLKLIMYPAVERYGLIWTCLSGAEEQIPDLPGWDDPDFINILPPSFDIAGSAGRQMEGFLDVSHFAYVHTDSFGDRNNPEVPAVQGETRRH